The Apodemus sylvaticus chromosome 22, mApoSyl1.1, whole genome shotgun sequence genome includes a region encoding these proteins:
- the Eln gene encoding elastin isoform X4 has protein sequence MAGLTAAVPQPGVLLILFLSLLHPAQPGGVPGAVPGGVPGGVPGGVYYPGAGIGGLGGGALGPGGKPPKPGAGLGAFGIGPGGLGGGPGAGLGTFPGAGTFPGAGALVPGGAAGAAAAYKAAAKAGAGLGGVGGVPGGVGVGGVPGGVGVGGVPGGVGVGGVPGGVGVGGVPGGVGGIGGIGGLGVSTGAVVPQVGAGVGAGGKPGKVPGVGLPGVYPGGVLPGAGVRFPGVGVLPGVPTGTGVKAKLPGGGGAFAGIPGVGPFGGQQPGVPLGYPIKAPKLPGGYGLPYTNGKSPYGVAGAGGKAGYPTGTGVGSQAAAAAAKAAKYAGAGGAGVLPGVGGGGIPGGAGGIPGIGGIAGAGTPAAAAAAKAAAKAAKYGAAGGLVPGGPGVRVPGAGIPGVGGIPGVGGIPGVGGIPGVGGPGIGGPGAVSPAAAAKAAAKAAKYGARGGVGIPTYGVGAGGFPGYGVGAGAGLGAGGGPAAAAAAAKAAKYGAGGAGALGGLVPGAVPGAVPGAVPGAVPGVPGTGGVPGAGTPAAAAAAAAAKAAAKAGQYGVGGVPGGVGPAGVADIGPGLVPGGLGGAGTPAAAKSAAKAAAKAQYRAAAGLGAGVPGFGAGAGVPGFGAGAGVPGFGAGAGVPGFGAGAVPGSLAASKAAKYGAAGGLGGPGGLGGAGGLGGPGGLGGVGGVPGGVAGVAPAAAAAAKAAAKAAQYGLGGAGGLGARGLGAGGLGAGGLGAGGLGAGGLGAGGAGGLGGVSPAAAAKAAKYGAAGLGGVLGARPFPGGGVAGRPGFGLSPIYPGGGAGGLGVGGKPPKPYGGALGALGYQGGGCFGKSCGRKRK, from the exons GGGTCCCAGGAGCTGTGCCTGGTGGAGTTCCTGGTGGAGTTCCCGGTGGAGTCTATTATCCAG GGGCTGGTATCGGAGGCCTAGGAGGAGGAG CTCTCGGACCTGGAGGAAAACCACCAAAGCCAG gTGCCGGACTTGGAGCATTTGGAATAG GTCCTGGAGGACTTGGAGGTGGCCCCGGGGCAG GTCTCGGGACCTTTCCAGGGGCAGGCACCTTCCCAGGGGCAGGAGCTCTGGTGCCCGGGGGAGCAGCAGGGGCTGCTGCAGCTTACAAAGCTGCTGCCAAAGCTG GGGCTGGGCTTGGCGGCGTTGGCGGAGTTCCAGGTGGCGTTGGAGTGGGCGGAGTCCCTGGTGGTGTTGGAGTTGGCGGAGTCCCTGGTGGTGTTGGAGTTGGCGGAGTCCCTGGTGGTGTTGGAGTTGGCGGAGTTCCCGGGGGTGTCGGTGGTATCGGTGGCATCGGTGGCTTAGGAGTCTCAACAG GTGCTGTGGTGCCTCAAGTCGGAGCTGGAGTCGGAGCTGGAGGAAAGCCTGGGAAAGTTCCTG GCGTGGGTCTCCCAGGTGTATACCCAGGCGGAGTGCTCCCAGGAGCAG GAGTTCGGTTCCCCGGTGTGGGGGTGCTCCCTGGAGTTCCCACGGGCACAGGGGTCAAAGCCAAGCTTCCAG GTGGAGGAGGTGCTTTTGCTGGAATCCCAG GGGTCGGGCCTTTTGGGGGTCAGCAGCCTGGTGTCCCGCTGGGTTATCCCATCAAAGCACCAAAGCTGCCAG GTGGCTACGGACTGCCCTATACCAATGGGAAATCACCCTATG GAGTGGCTGGTGCAGGGGGCAAGGCTGGCTACCCAACGGGCACAg GGGTTGGATCccaggcggcggcggcagcagctaAAGCAGCGAAGTATG caggtgctggaggagctggagtCCTCCCTGGTGTTGGAGGGGGCGGCATTCCTGGTGGTGCTGGCGGAATTCCTGGGATTGGAGGCATTGCAG GCGCTGGAACTCccgcagcagctgctgctgcaaAGGCTGCTGCTAAGGCTGCAAAGTATG GAGCTGCTGGAGGCTTAGTGCCTGGTGGACCAGGAGTTAGGGTCCCAGGTGCTGGAATCCCAG GTGTTGGTGGCATTCCAGGTGTTGGTGGCATCCCAGGTGTTGGTGGCATCCCAGGTGTTGGGGGCCCTGGTATTGGAGGTCCAG GGGCTGTGTCACCTGCTGCAGCTGCTAAAGCTGCTGCCAAAGCTGCCAAATATG GAGCCAGAGGTGGAGTCGGCATCCCGACATATGGGGTTGGTGCTGGTGGCTTTCCTGGCTATGGTGTTGGCGCTGGAGCTGGACTCGGAG CAGGTGGAGGcccagctgctgctgccgccgctgccaaaGCAGCCAAGTACG GGGCCGGAGGAGCCGGAGCCCTGGGAGGCCTGGTGCCAGGTGCCGTGCCAGGGGCAGTGCCAGGGGCAGTGCCAGGGGCAGTGCCAGGTGTGCCAGGCACTGGTGGAGTGCCAG GAGCAGGTACCCCTGccgctgcagctgcagctgccgCCGCCAAAGCAGCCGCCAAAGCAGGCCAGTATG gTGTTGGTGGGGTTCCCGGTGGAGTTGGCCCTGCTGGTGTTGCTGATATTGGACCTGGTCTTGTACCTGGCGGTCTTGGAG gGGCAGGGACGCCGGCTGCCGCCAAATCTGCTGCTAAGGCAGCTGCCAAAGCCCAGTACA GAGCTGCTGCTGGGCTTGGAGCTGGCGTCCCTGGAtttggggctggggctggcgTCCCCGGATTTGGGGCTGGTGCTGGTGTCCCTGGATTTGGGGCTGGTGCTGGTGTCCCTGGATTTGGGGCTGGAGCAG TACCTGGATCCCTGGCTGCATCCAAAGCTGCTAAATATG GAGCAGCAGGTGGCCTTGGAGGACCTGGAGGACTCGGTGGGGCTGGAGGACTCGGCGGGCCTGGAGGACTCGGTGGGGTTGGTGGTGTTCCCGGAGGAGTGGCAG GAGTAGCacctgctgctgccgctgctgccaaaGCTGCTGCCAAGGCTGCCCAGTATG GCCTTGGTGGAGCCGGTGGACTGGGGGCCCGTGGACTGGGAGCTGGTGGACTAGGAGCCGGTGGACTGGGAGCCGGTGGACTGGGAGCCGGTGGACTGGGGGCTGGTGGAGCTGGAGGCCTTGGAG GTGTGTCCCCTGCCGCAGCTGCTAAGGCAGCCAAATATG GTGCTGCTGGCCTTGGAGGTGTCCTTGGAGCCAGGCCATTCCCAGGTGGAG GAGTTGCAGGAAGACCTGGCTTTGGACTTTCTCCTATTTACCCAG GTGGTGGTGCTGGGGGCCTGGGAGTTGGTG GAAAACCCCCGAAGCCCTATGGAGGAGCCCTTGGAGCCCTGGGATACCAAG GTGGGGGCTGCTTCGGGAAATCTTGTGGCCGGAAGAGAAAGTGA
- the Eln gene encoding elastin isoform X3 encodes MAGLTAAVPQPGVLLILFLSLLHPAQPGGVPGAVPGGVPGGVPGGVYYPGAGIGGLGGGALGPGGKPPKPGAGLGAFGIGPGGLGGGPGAGLGTFPGAGTFPGAGALVPGGAAGAAAAYKAAAKAGAGLGGVGGVPGGVGVGGVPGGVGVGGVPGGVGVGGVPGGVGVGGVPGGVGGIGGIGGLGVSTGAVVPQVGAGVGAGGKPGKVPGVGLPGVYPGGVLPGAGVRFPGVGVLPGVPTGTGVKAKLPGGGGAFAGIPGVGPFGGQQPGVPLGYPIKAPKLPGGYGLPYTNGKSPYGVAGAGGKAGYPTGTGVGSQAAAAAAKAAKYAGAGGAGVLPGVGGGGIPGGAGGIPGIGGIAGAGTPAAAAAAKAAAKAAKYGAAGGLVPGGPGVRVPGAGIPGVGGIPGVGGIPGVGGIPGVGGPGIGGPGAVSPAAAAKAAAKAAKYGARGGVGIPTYGVGAGGFPGYGVGAGAGLGAGGGPAAAAAAAKAAKYGAGGAGALGGLVPGAVPGAVPGAVPGAVPGVPGTGGVPGAGTPAAAAAAAAAKAAAKAGQYGVGGVPGGVGPAGVADIGPGLVPGGLGGAGTPAAAKSAAKAAAKAQYRAAAGLGAGVPGFGAGAGVPGFGAGAGVPGFGAGAGVPGFGAGAVPGSLAASKAAKYGAAGGLGGPGGLGGAGGLGGPGGLGGVGGVPGGVAGVAPAAAAAAKAAAKAAQYGLGGAGGLGARGLGAGGLGAGGLGAGGLGAGGLGAGGAGGLGGVSPAAAAKAAKYGAAGLGGVLGARPFPGGGVAGRPGFGLSPIYPGGGAGGLGVGGKPPKPYGGALGALGYQGGGCFGKSCGRKRK; translated from the exons GGGTCCCAGGAGCTGTGCCTGGTGGAGTTCCTGGTGGAGTTCCCGGTGGAGTCTATTATCCAG GGGCTGGTATCGGAGGCCTAGGAGGAGGAG CTCTCGGACCTGGAGGAAAACCACCAAAGCCAG gTGCCGGACTTGGAGCATTTGGAATAG GTCCTGGAGGACTTGGAGGTGGCCCCGGGGCAG GTCTCGGGACCTTTCCAGGGGCAGGCACCTTCCCAGGGGCAGGAGCTCTGGTGCCCGGGGGAGCAGCAGGGGCTGCTGCAGCTTACAAAGCTGCTGCCAAAGCTG GGGCTGGGCTTGGCGGCGTTGGCGGAGTTCCAGGTGGCGTTGGAGTGGGCGGAGTCCCTGGTGGTGTTGGAGTTGGCGGAGTCCCTGGTGGTGTTGGAGTTGGCGGAGTCCCTGGTGGTGTTGGAGTTGGCGGAGTTCCCGGGGGTGTCGGTGGTATCGGTGGCATCGGTGGCTTAGGAGTCTCAACAG GTGCTGTGGTGCCTCAAGTCGGAGCTGGAGTCGGAGCTGGAGGAAAGCCTGGGAAAGTTCCTG GCGTGGGTCTCCCAGGTGTATACCCAGGCGGAGTGCTCCCAGGAGCAG GAGTTCGGTTCCCCGGTGTGGGGGTGCTCCCTGGAGTTCCCACGGGCACAGGGGTCAAAGCCAAGCTTCCAG GTGGAGGAGGTGCTTTTGCTGGAATCCCAG GGGTCGGGCCTTTTGGGGGTCAGCAGCCTGGTGTCCCGCTGGGTTATCCCATCAAAGCACCAAAGCTGCCAG GTGGCTACGGACTGCCCTATACCAATGGGAAATCACCCTATG GAGTGGCTGGTGCAGGGGGCAAGGCTGGCTACCCAACGGGCACAg GGGTTGGATCccaggcggcggcggcagcagctaAAGCAGCGAAGTATG caggtgctggaggagctggagtCCTCCCTGGTGTTGGAGGGGGCGGCATTCCTGGTGGTGCTGGCGGAATTCCTGGGATTGGAGGCATTGCAG GCGCTGGAACTCccgcagcagctgctgctgcaaAGGCTGCTGCTAAGGCTGCAAAGTATG GAGCTGCTGGAGGCTTAGTGCCTGGTGGACCAGGAGTTAGGGTCCCAGGTGCTGGAATCCCAGGTGTTGGTGGCATTCCAGGTGTTGGTGGCATTCCAG GTGTTGGTGGCATCCCAGGTGTTGGGGGCCCTGGTATTGGAGGTCCAG GGGCTGTGTCACCTGCTGCAGCTGCTAAAGCTGCTGCCAAAGCTGCCAAATATG GAGCCAGAGGTGGAGTCGGCATCCCGACATATGGGGTTGGTGCTGGTGGCTTTCCTGGCTATGGTGTTGGCGCTGGAGCTGGACTCGGAG CAGGTGGAGGcccagctgctgctgccgccgctgccaaaGCAGCCAAGTACG GGGCCGGAGGAGCCGGAGCCCTGGGAGGCCTGGTGCCAGGTGCCGTGCCAGGGGCAGTGCCAGGGGCAGTGCCAGGGGCAGTGCCAGGTGTGCCAGGCACTGGTGGAGTGCCAG GAGCAGGTACCCCTGccgctgcagctgcagctgccgCCGCCAAAGCAGCCGCCAAAGCAGGCCAGTATG gTGTTGGTGGGGTTCCCGGTGGAGTTGGCCCTGCTGGTGTTGCTGATATTGGACCTGGTCTTGTACCTGGCGGTCTTGGAG gGGCAGGGACGCCGGCTGCCGCCAAATCTGCTGCTAAGGCAGCTGCCAAAGCCCAGTACA GAGCTGCTGCTGGGCTTGGAGCTGGCGTCCCTGGAtttggggctggggctggcgTCCCCGGATTTGGGGCTGGTGCTGGTGTCCCTGGATTTGGGGCTGGTGCTGGTGTCCCTGGATTTGGGGCTGGAGCAG TACCTGGATCCCTGGCTGCATCCAAAGCTGCTAAATATG GAGCAGCAGGTGGCCTTGGAGGACCTGGAGGACTCGGTGGGGCTGGAGGACTCGGCGGGCCTGGAGGACTCGGTGGGGTTGGTGGTGTTCCCGGAGGAGTGGCAG GAGTAGCacctgctgctgccgctgctgccaaaGCTGCTGCCAAGGCTGCCCAGTATG GCCTTGGTGGAGCCGGTGGACTGGGGGCCCGTGGACTGGGAGCTGGTGGACTAGGAGCCGGTGGACTGGGAGCCGGTGGACTGGGAGCCGGTGGACTGGGGGCTGGTGGAGCTGGAGGCCTTGGAG GTGTGTCCCCTGCCGCAGCTGCTAAGGCAGCCAAATATG GTGCTGCTGGCCTTGGAGGTGTCCTTGGAGCCAGGCCATTCCCAGGTGGAG GAGTTGCAGGAAGACCTGGCTTTGGACTTTCTCCTATTTACCCAG GTGGTGGTGCTGGGGGCCTGGGAGTTGGTG GAAAACCCCCGAAGCCCTATGGAGGAGCCCTTGGAGCCCTGGGATACCAAG GTGGGGGCTGCTTCGGGAAATCTTGTGGCCGGAAGAGAAAGTGA
- the Eln gene encoding elastin isoform X5 gives MAGLTAAVPQPGVLLILFLSLLHPAQPGGVPGAVPGGVPGGVPGGVYYPGAGIGGLGGGALGPGGKPPKPGAGLGAFGIGPGGLGGGPGAGLGTFPGAGTFPGAGALVPGGAAGAAAAYKAAAKAGAGLGGVGGVPGGVGVGGVPGGVGVGGVPGGVGVGGVPGGVGVGGVPGGVGGIGGIGGLGVSTGAVVPQVGAGVGAGGKPGKVPGVGLPGVYPGGVLPGAGVRFPGVGVLPGVPTGTGVKAKLPGGGGAFAGIPGVGPFGGQQPGVPLGYPIKAPKLPGGYGLPYTNGKSPYGVAGAGGKAGYPTGTGVGSQAAAAAAKAAKYAGAGGAGVLPGVGGGGIPGGAGGIPGIGGIAGAGTPAAAAAAKAAAKAAKYGAAGGLVPGGPGVRVPGAGIPGVGGIPGVGGIPGVGGPGIGGPGAVSPAAAAKAAAKAAKYGARGGVGIPTYGVGAGGFPGYGVGAGAGLGAGGGPAAAAAAAKAAKYGAGGAGALGGLVPGAVPGAVPGAVPGAVPGVPGTGGVPGAGTPAAAAAAAAAKAAAKAGQYGVGGVPGGVGPAGVADIGPGLVPGGLGGAGTPAAAKSAAKAAAKAQYRAAAGLGAGVPGFGAGAGVPGFGAGAGVPGFGAGAGVPGFGAGAVPGSLAASKAAKYGAAGGLGGPGGLGGAGGLGGPGGLGGVGGVPGGVAGVAPAAAAAAKAAAKAAQYGLGGAGGLGARGLGAGGLGAGGLGAGGLGAGGLGAGGAGGLGGVSPAAAAKAAKYGAAGLGGVLGARPFPGGGVAGRPGFGLSPIYPGGGAGGLGVGGKPPKPYGGALGALGYQGGGCFGKSCGRKRK, from the exons GGGTCCCAGGAGCTGTGCCTGGTGGAGTTCCTGGTGGAGTTCCCGGTGGAGTCTATTATCCAG GGGCTGGTATCGGAGGCCTAGGAGGAGGAG CTCTCGGACCTGGAGGAAAACCACCAAAGCCAG gTGCCGGACTTGGAGCATTTGGAATAG GTCCTGGAGGACTTGGAGGTGGCCCCGGGGCAG GTCTCGGGACCTTTCCAGGGGCAGGCACCTTCCCAGGGGCAGGAGCTCTGGTGCCCGGGGGAGCAGCAGGGGCTGCTGCAGCTTACAAAGCTGCTGCCAAAGCTG GGGCTGGGCTTGGCGGCGTTGGCGGAGTTCCAGGTGGCGTTGGAGTGGGCGGAGTCCCTGGTGGTGTTGGAGTTGGCGGAGTCCCTGGTGGTGTTGGAGTTGGCGGAGTCCCTGGTGGTGTTGGAGTTGGCGGAGTTCCCGGGGGTGTCGGTGGTATCGGTGGCATCGGTGGCTTAGGAGTCTCAACAG GTGCTGTGGTGCCTCAAGTCGGAGCTGGAGTCGGAGCTGGAGGAAAGCCTGGGAAAGTTCCTG GCGTGGGTCTCCCAGGTGTATACCCAGGCGGAGTGCTCCCAGGAGCAG GAGTTCGGTTCCCCGGTGTGGGGGTGCTCCCTGGAGTTCCCACGGGCACAGGGGTCAAAGCCAAGCTTCCAG GTGGAGGAGGTGCTTTTGCTGGAATCCCAG GGGTCGGGCCTTTTGGGGGTCAGCAGCCTGGTGTCCCGCTGGGTTATCCCATCAAAGCACCAAAGCTGCCAG GTGGCTACGGACTGCCCTATACCAATGGGAAATCACCCTATG GAGTGGCTGGTGCAGGGGGCAAGGCTGGCTACCCAACGGGCACAg GGGTTGGATCccaggcggcggcggcagcagctaAAGCAGCGAAGTATG caggtgctggaggagctggagtCCTCCCTGGTGTTGGAGGGGGCGGCATTCCTGGTGGTGCTGGCGGAATTCCTGGGATTGGAGGCATTGCAG GCGCTGGAACTCccgcagcagctgctgctgcaaAGGCTGCTGCTAAGGCTGCAAAGTATG GAGCTGCTGGAGGCTTAGTGCCTGGTGGACCAGGAGTTAGGGTCCCAGGTGCTGGAATCCCAGGTGTTGGTGGCATTCCAG GTGTTGGTGGCATCCCAGGTGTTGGGGGCCCTGGTATTGGAGGTCCAG GGGCTGTGTCACCTGCTGCAGCTGCTAAAGCTGCTGCCAAAGCTGCCAAATATG GAGCCAGAGGTGGAGTCGGCATCCCGACATATGGGGTTGGTGCTGGTGGCTTTCCTGGCTATGGTGTTGGCGCTGGAGCTGGACTCGGAG CAGGTGGAGGcccagctgctgctgccgccgctgccaaaGCAGCCAAGTACG GGGCCGGAGGAGCCGGAGCCCTGGGAGGCCTGGTGCCAGGTGCCGTGCCAGGGGCAGTGCCAGGGGCAGTGCCAGGGGCAGTGCCAGGTGTGCCAGGCACTGGTGGAGTGCCAG GAGCAGGTACCCCTGccgctgcagctgcagctgccgCCGCCAAAGCAGCCGCCAAAGCAGGCCAGTATG gTGTTGGTGGGGTTCCCGGTGGAGTTGGCCCTGCTGGTGTTGCTGATATTGGACCTGGTCTTGTACCTGGCGGTCTTGGAG gGGCAGGGACGCCGGCTGCCGCCAAATCTGCTGCTAAGGCAGCTGCCAAAGCCCAGTACA GAGCTGCTGCTGGGCTTGGAGCTGGCGTCCCTGGAtttggggctggggctggcgTCCCCGGATTTGGGGCTGGTGCTGGTGTCCCTGGATTTGGGGCTGGTGCTGGTGTCCCTGGATTTGGGGCTGGAGCAG TACCTGGATCCCTGGCTGCATCCAAAGCTGCTAAATATG GAGCAGCAGGTGGCCTTGGAGGACCTGGAGGACTCGGTGGGGCTGGAGGACTCGGCGGGCCTGGAGGACTCGGTGGGGTTGGTGGTGTTCCCGGAGGAGTGGCAG GAGTAGCacctgctgctgccgctgctgccaaaGCTGCTGCCAAGGCTGCCCAGTATG GCCTTGGTGGAGCCGGTGGACTGGGGGCCCGTGGACTGGGAGCTGGTGGACTAGGAGCCGGTGGACTGGGAGCCGGTGGACTGGGAGCCGGTGGACTGGGGGCTGGTGGAGCTGGAGGCCTTGGAG GTGTGTCCCCTGCCGCAGCTGCTAAGGCAGCCAAATATG GTGCTGCTGGCCTTGGAGGTGTCCTTGGAGCCAGGCCATTCCCAGGTGGAG GAGTTGCAGGAAGACCTGGCTTTGGACTTTCTCCTATTTACCCAG GTGGTGGTGCTGGGGGCCTGGGAGTTGGTG GAAAACCCCCGAAGCCCTATGGAGGAGCCCTTGGAGCCCTGGGATACCAAG GTGGGGGCTGCTTCGGGAAATCTTGTGGCCGGAAGAGAAAGTGA
- the Eln gene encoding elastin isoform X1, with product MAGLTAAVPQPGVLLILFLSLLHPAQPGGVPGAVPGGVPGGVPGGVYYPGAGIGGLGGGALGPGGKPPKPGAGLGAFGIGPGGLGGGPGAGLGTFPGAGTFPGAGALVPGGAAGAAAAYKAAAKAGAGLGGVGGVPGGVGVGGVPGGVGVGGVPGGVGVGGVPGGVGVGGVPGGVGGIGGIGGLGVSTGAVVPQVGAGVGAGGKPGKVPGVGLPGVYPGGVLPGAGVRFPGVGVLPGVPTGTGVKAKLPGGGGAFAGIPGVGPFGGQQPGVPLGYPIKAPKLPGGYGLPYTNGKSPYGVAGAGGKAGYPTGTGVGSQAAAAAAKAAKYAGAGGAGVLPGVGGGGIPGGAGGIPGIGGIAGAGTPAAAAAAKAAAKAAKYGAAGGLVPGGPGVRVPGAGIPGVGGIPGVGGIPGVGGIPGVGGIPGVGGIPGVGGPGIGGPGAVSPAAAAKAAAKAAKYGARGGVGIPTYGVGAGGFPGYGVGAGAGLGAGGGPAAAAAAAKAAKYGAGGAGALGGLVPGAVPGAVPGAVPGAVPGVPGTGGVPGAGTPAAAAAAAAAKAAAKAGQYGVGGVPGGVGPAGVADIGPGLVPGGLGGAGTPAAAKSAAKAAAKAQYRAAAGLGAGVPGFGAGAGVPGFGAGAGVPGFGAGAGVPGFGAGAVPGSLAASKAAKYGAAGGLGGPGGLGGAGGLGGPGGLGGVGGVPGGVAGVAPAAAAAAKAAAKAAQYGLGGAGGLGARGLGAGGLGAGGLGAGGLGAGGLGAGGAGGLGGVSPAAAAKAAKYGAAGLGGVLGARPFPGGGVAGRPGFGLSPIYPGGGAGGLGVGGKPPKPYGGALGALGYQGGGCFGKSCGRKRK from the exons GGGTCCCAGGAGCTGTGCCTGGTGGAGTTCCTGGTGGAGTTCCCGGTGGAGTCTATTATCCAG GGGCTGGTATCGGAGGCCTAGGAGGAGGAG CTCTCGGACCTGGAGGAAAACCACCAAAGCCAG gTGCCGGACTTGGAGCATTTGGAATAG GTCCTGGAGGACTTGGAGGTGGCCCCGGGGCAG GTCTCGGGACCTTTCCAGGGGCAGGCACCTTCCCAGGGGCAGGAGCTCTGGTGCCCGGGGGAGCAGCAGGGGCTGCTGCAGCTTACAAAGCTGCTGCCAAAGCTG GGGCTGGGCTTGGCGGCGTTGGCGGAGTTCCAGGTGGCGTTGGAGTGGGCGGAGTCCCTGGTGGTGTTGGAGTTGGCGGAGTCCCTGGTGGTGTTGGAGTTGGCGGAGTCCCTGGTGGTGTTGGAGTTGGCGGAGTTCCCGGGGGTGTCGGTGGTATCGGTGGCATCGGTGGCTTAGGAGTCTCAACAG GTGCTGTGGTGCCTCAAGTCGGAGCTGGAGTCGGAGCTGGAGGAAAGCCTGGGAAAGTTCCTG GCGTGGGTCTCCCAGGTGTATACCCAGGCGGAGTGCTCCCAGGAGCAG GAGTTCGGTTCCCCGGTGTGGGGGTGCTCCCTGGAGTTCCCACGGGCACAGGGGTCAAAGCCAAGCTTCCAG GTGGAGGAGGTGCTTTTGCTGGAATCCCAG GGGTCGGGCCTTTTGGGGGTCAGCAGCCTGGTGTCCCGCTGGGTTATCCCATCAAAGCACCAAAGCTGCCAG GTGGCTACGGACTGCCCTATACCAATGGGAAATCACCCTATG GAGTGGCTGGTGCAGGGGGCAAGGCTGGCTACCCAACGGGCACAg GGGTTGGATCccaggcggcggcggcagcagctaAAGCAGCGAAGTATG caggtgctggaggagctggagtCCTCCCTGGTGTTGGAGGGGGCGGCATTCCTGGTGGTGCTGGCGGAATTCCTGGGATTGGAGGCATTGCAG GCGCTGGAACTCccgcagcagctgctgctgcaaAGGCTGCTGCTAAGGCTGCAAAGTATG GAGCTGCTGGAGGCTTAGTGCCTGGTGGACCAGGAGTTAGGGTCCCAGGTGCTGGAATCCCAGGTGTTGGTGGCATTCCAGGTGTTGGTGGCATTCCAGGTGTTGGTGGCATTCCAGGTGTTGGTGGCATCCCAGGTGTTGGTGGCATCCCAGGTGTTGGGGGCCCTGGTATTGGAGGTCCAG GGGCTGTGTCACCTGCTGCAGCTGCTAAAGCTGCTGCCAAAGCTGCCAAATATG GAGCCAGAGGTGGAGTCGGCATCCCGACATATGGGGTTGGTGCTGGTGGCTTTCCTGGCTATGGTGTTGGCGCTGGAGCTGGACTCGGAG CAGGTGGAGGcccagctgctgctgccgccgctgccaaaGCAGCCAAGTACG GGGCCGGAGGAGCCGGAGCCCTGGGAGGCCTGGTGCCAGGTGCCGTGCCAGGGGCAGTGCCAGGGGCAGTGCCAGGGGCAGTGCCAGGTGTGCCAGGCACTGGTGGAGTGCCAG GAGCAGGTACCCCTGccgctgcagctgcagctgccgCCGCCAAAGCAGCCGCCAAAGCAGGCCAGTATG gTGTTGGTGGGGTTCCCGGTGGAGTTGGCCCTGCTGGTGTTGCTGATATTGGACCTGGTCTTGTACCTGGCGGTCTTGGAG gGGCAGGGACGCCGGCTGCCGCCAAATCTGCTGCTAAGGCAGCTGCCAAAGCCCAGTACA GAGCTGCTGCTGGGCTTGGAGCTGGCGTCCCTGGAtttggggctggggctggcgTCCCCGGATTTGGGGCTGGTGCTGGTGTCCCTGGATTTGGGGCTGGTGCTGGTGTCCCTGGATTTGGGGCTGGAGCAG TACCTGGATCCCTGGCTGCATCCAAAGCTGCTAAATATG GAGCAGCAGGTGGCCTTGGAGGACCTGGAGGACTCGGTGGGGCTGGAGGACTCGGCGGGCCTGGAGGACTCGGTGGGGTTGGTGGTGTTCCCGGAGGAGTGGCAG GAGTAGCacctgctgctgccgctgctgccaaaGCTGCTGCCAAGGCTGCCCAGTATG GCCTTGGTGGAGCCGGTGGACTGGGGGCCCGTGGACTGGGAGCTGGTGGACTAGGAGCCGGTGGACTGGGAGCCGGTGGACTGGGAGCCGGTGGACTGGGGGCTGGTGGAGCTGGAGGCCTTGGAG GTGTGTCCCCTGCCGCAGCTGCTAAGGCAGCCAAATATG GTGCTGCTGGCCTTGGAGGTGTCCTTGGAGCCAGGCCATTCCCAGGTGGAG GAGTTGCAGGAAGACCTGGCTTTGGACTTTCTCCTATTTACCCAG GTGGTGGTGCTGGGGGCCTGGGAGTTGGTG GAAAACCCCCGAAGCCCTATGGAGGAGCCCTTGGAGCCCTGGGATACCAAG GTGGGGGCTGCTTCGGGAAATCTTGTGGCCGGAAGAGAAAGTGA